One window from the genome of Rufibacter tibetensis encodes:
- the mnmD gene encoding tRNA (5-methylaminomethyl-2-thiouridine)(34)-methyltransferase MnmD has product MNLEVRQTKDGSTTLFVPELNEHYHSVHGALQESLHVFIKMGLQAALERLTTVRLLEVGFGTGLNALLTLQHVLASGADVYYDTLEKFPLTPEVVAQLQFDKFILNPELLDFFKPLHDAPWEQPVSISPHFTLRKLETDLEAFAPAPESYDLIYFDAFAPEKQPHLWTDAIFQKMYDCLAPGGTLVTYCAKGSFKRSLKAAGFTVEALPGPPGKREMTRGVKSL; this is encoded by the coding sequence ATGAATCTTGAAGTAAGGCAAACCAAAGACGGCTCCACTACCCTATTTGTCCCAGAGTTGAACGAGCATTACCACTCGGTACACGGGGCGCTGCAGGAGTCTTTGCACGTGTTCATCAAAATGGGCTTACAGGCTGCTCTGGAACGCTTGACTACGGTGCGCCTGCTGGAGGTGGGCTTCGGTACCGGTTTGAATGCCCTACTCACCTTGCAGCATGTCCTCGCCTCCGGCGCTGATGTGTACTACGACACCCTGGAGAAGTTCCCGCTTACGCCCGAGGTGGTAGCCCAACTGCAGTTTGACAAGTTCATCCTCAACCCTGAGTTGCTTGACTTCTTCAAGCCCCTTCACGATGCCCCGTGGGAGCAACCCGTTTCCATTTCCCCTCATTTCACCCTTCGTAAGCTGGAAACGGATTTGGAAGCCTTTGCTCCTGCCCCGGAAAGCTATGACCTCATCTACTTTGATGCCTTCGCCCCGGAGAAACAACCTCATTTGTGGACTGACGCCATCTTCCAAAAGATGTATGATTGCCTGGCTCCTGGCGGCACACTGGTCACCTACTGCGCCAAAGGAAGCTTCAAACGCAGCCTGAAAGCCGCCGGCTTTACCGTGGAAGCGCTGCCTGGCCCACCCGGCAAAAGGGAGATGACACGGGGGGTGAAATCTTTGTAA